The DNA window CTGTGGCATCAGGGCAGATGCTGATAACTTTACCATATAGCTTGTTGACAATGGTGATATCGCTTCCCTTGGTCTTGATGGTGTGAGTCAGAGCGTACTCGTCGTACTTGACATCAACCATACGCATGTCGTTGTCATTCTCCCAGCCTGACAGAGGGGAGGAATATACATGATGTAAACCAGAAGATTGGGAATGGTTTAATTGTGACTGTTGCctgcctctttgtgtttgtgttcactcaCTCTCACTGGTGTATCTGAACCTTCCAGGCACGTCAGTCCTTTTCGCCAGGCCGCTCATTCTCCAACAAGAGCCATCGGGGCTGCAATGACACCATTAAAACATGATCAGCGGTTTCATCActgatctttgttttctttcttcctccctgtcCGTCGTCTTGCACTCACGTGAGACTGGCGTAGGACATGTCCAGGTCCCCATCGGCAGTAGGGGTGAACACGGCTGTGCCCATCTTCATGCTGGCTCTGCGGACGGTAAACCACTGGGCGTTGGTGGCAAATCCAATCAGGTACCACTTTCCTGCCATCTGTGGTCACACATAAGGCAGACATAGCAGAAATAAAGAGAATGCTAAGAATGTGGTGGTAGGTTTAGAAAAGTAAATTCCTCACATCTTGGTTTTTTCCACAAATCCtagtcattaaaaaaatgatgccACACAACTCATTCAAGTACATAGttgttgaatgtaaaaaaaaatagccAGGAAATTTTCACATCTTTACAACATCAATCAAAGTTAAATTAGAATGGTGCTCTGTAGAGTTTATACCACTGCCACTGCagtagatctggatttttaattcaataaatataaacttttaattatttctatttccatgacccatatttatttatatgactTAGTATTTTTACAAActgacaggagtgaaaacataacctccttgttggaGGTTGGAGATTTTATTTATAGAAGCAAATTCAATGCTTATCATTAAATAACTTAATGTGACACCCGCTTCCTAAAGGAGGCTACAAAAGCCTTTGCCAGATGCTCAGGCTGCAGTTGTGAGAAGCAAAAGGAATTATATACATGCACAGTTAAACTACATATGACTATGTTTACTCAGTTATGTGTCTTACCCCCTGCAGATTGAAGTCTGCCTGTGGCATGATCTCAGAGGAAACCGCCAGGAAGCAGAGCACAGTGCCCAGCACAGTCAGCAGGGAAGTCATcgtcacagaggagcagagtcggctgcagcagtgatgatggaggagagagcgGGTGAAGATCTGGAGGCTTGTTGCTGAGGTTCTGCACAACGACCCTTTATATAGTAGAGCACGAGATACCCCTTTCCCTCCCAGTGAGCGCGCACACAatcgcacacgcacacatacataaaGACCCTGGAGCTGGGATGGGTTCAAACAAGCTTCAGAGAAACCCACTAACAGTTCCACAGCCACAAGCTAAGCTTTTTAGTCCTGCCAGGGCAGAATGAAATCAATCATGTGAGAGGGTGATTTCGTGACAGTCGACAACCGGCAGGAGAAACTTGCCAAGAGTCTACATACACTCAACAACAGTGGATAGATATTATATCCTGTCTGTCATGCAGTTTGAATTGGAAAGCACAGTATTTGATAATGGCATTTCATTACGCAGCTTCCCACGCGTAGCAAAAGCTTAAACAGAACAGGAATCTAAACAGGAACAAAGCTTCCGCTGCCCTCCAGTATTTTCTGTGGCCGAGAGCACAGAATTAAATCCATCCGTCAGCAGTTGCCATAGTAAAACATGAgacaacacaaatgcacatgcagATTGGATTCATGCAGCACCACATAATCTACGTCTCCTCTATAAGTTTAACGTCAATAAATACTTTCAACTCATCATTCAACTTGCAATTACTGGTCGGAAGGAACATGATGATTTACTCTGTATGAAGCCGTAACTAAGAGAACGAACAAAACAGCTGTTTCCAAGGTCAACAA is part of the Paralichthys olivaceus isolate ysfri-2021 chromosome 15, ASM2471397v2, whole genome shotgun sequence genome and encodes:
- the LOC109628511 gene encoding lipocalin isoform X2 encodes the protein MTSLLTVLGTVLCFLAVSSEIMPQADFNLQGMAGKWYLIGFATNAQWFTVRRASMKMGTAVFTPTADGDLDMSYASLTPDGSCWRMSGLAKRTDVPGRFRYTSESWENDNDMRMVDVKYDEYALTHTIKTKGSDITIVNKLYGRGVDLSPDLLEKFRQFSLETGILPGNVAFLPRNGECPPA